One genomic region from Chondrinema litorale encodes:
- a CDS encoding PAS domain-containing hybrid sensor histidine kinase/response regulator, which yields MKDVNECALKKELNDLIKNNSNVLDFVESNALDGWWYWDFNTPDNKCISEHFLSSLGYDMTEVTQKKLKWTDFILPEDYKKALKKIKEYIKHPATPYDQVLRYKHANNSIVWIRSRAILIRDDNKEASKILGVYYNITTEKEKEIALERSNKQLNEIVAGTGDLVFILDNTLKIKESFSKNAEVDPVTKNFLKGKNLIETGISEKGIKQIVESVEKVLASGKRKRLVFDIKQGDNVQWYEMNVSKMAMQNGSTNEIFCVAHNFTKRKGAEDQLLEKTEELDSFFSMAIDLLAIANQEGKFLKLNKSWEDTLGFTIEELKSVTFLDLIHPDDIQATISAMENLGNGNIIPSFINRYRCKDGTYRFIEWRSRPKGDLIYAAARDITQSKNAADEIKKIKELLEQTNSLARVGGWEVDTEKNEIIWSDMAKNIHEVALDFKPEIDSGFKFCKYPEAREILKKLMENSLKTGESWEYEFVSTTAKGNDIWIRLLGQVEIKNGIPIRMYGTIQDIDAIKKASQSLEKALTEAKQAAEAKSAFLSNMSHEIRTPLNAVLGMTHLLLEGSPREDQINKLKTLKFSGDNLLALVNDILDYNKIESGMITFEKIPFNLYEITHTLKQGFQFKAEEKGIRLKVQMDSDVPKVIIGDPTRLTQILNNLISNALKFTEEGKVTLGVEVLEEEEKDIVLLFEIIDTGIGISQSQIDKIFERFTQANDSTTRKFGGTGLGLSIVKRLIELQGSQIKIESEEGNGSSFSFRLRFGLAKEEENSNGVVKNQVLETNYYDLQGLRVLLVEDNMVNQLIATEFLNSWNVSLELAENGLVAVEKVTDNNYDVILMDIQMPEMDGYQATMRIKAMGREKANIPILAMTASAMLDVRDKLHSIGLEDHILKPFNPQKLNSKLYAYMPKQVSKN from the coding sequence ATGAAAGATGTAAATGAGTGTGCTCTTAAGAAAGAGCTTAACGATCTCATTAAAAACAATAGTAATGTACTGGACTTTGTTGAGTCAAATGCTTTAGATGGTTGGTGGTACTGGGATTTTAATACCCCGGATAATAAGTGCATAAGCGAACATTTTTTAAGTAGTTTGGGCTACGACATGACAGAAGTTACTCAAAAAAAGCTCAAATGGACGGATTTTATTTTGCCTGAAGATTATAAAAAAGCCTTAAAAAAAATAAAAGAATACATTAAACATCCTGCTACGCCTTACGATCAAGTATTAAGATACAAGCATGCAAATAACTCTATTGTTTGGATACGTAGCCGAGCAATATTAATAAGAGATGATAACAAGGAAGCTTCCAAAATTCTAGGCGTGTATTATAACATTACCACTGAGAAAGAGAAAGAGATAGCCCTCGAAAGATCTAATAAACAATTAAATGAGATTGTTGCTGGTACAGGAGACTTAGTTTTTATTTTAGATAATACTTTAAAAATTAAAGAGTCTTTTAGCAAAAATGCAGAAGTTGATCCAGTTACTAAAAACTTTTTAAAAGGTAAGAATTTAATTGAAACTGGAATCTCTGAAAAAGGTATTAAACAAATCGTAGAAAGTGTAGAGAAAGTACTAGCTTCTGGAAAAAGAAAAAGACTTGTATTCGATATAAAGCAAGGAGATAATGTGCAATGGTACGAAATGAATGTTTCTAAAATGGCTATGCAAAATGGAAGCACTAATGAAATATTTTGTGTAGCGCATAATTTTACTAAACGCAAAGGGGCAGAAGATCAATTACTAGAAAAAACAGAAGAATTAGATAGTTTCTTTTCTATGGCAATAGATTTATTGGCTATTGCAAATCAGGAAGGGAAGTTTCTAAAATTAAATAAATCTTGGGAAGATACACTTGGGTTTACCATAGAAGAATTAAAAAGTGTGACTTTTCTCGATCTCATACATCCAGACGATATACAGGCCACTATAAGTGCAATGGAAAATTTAGGGAATGGAAATATTATTCCAAGTTTTATAAATAGATACAGATGTAAAGATGGTACTTATAGGTTTATAGAATGGCGTTCCAGACCTAAAGGAGATTTAATTTATGCAGCAGCTAGAGATATTACTCAAAGTAAAAATGCAGCAGATGAAATTAAAAAAATAAAAGAATTACTAGAGCAAACCAATAGCCTAGCTAGAGTGGGCGGCTGGGAAGTAGACACAGAAAAAAATGAAATTATATGGTCTGATATGGCAAAAAATATTCATGAAGTTGCTCTTGATTTTAAGCCAGAAATAGACTCAGGTTTCAAGTTTTGTAAGTATCCAGAGGCCAGAGAAATACTGAAGAAATTAATGGAGAACAGCCTAAAAACGGGTGAAAGTTGGGAGTATGAGTTTGTATCTACTACTGCCAAAGGCAATGATATCTGGATCAGATTACTAGGTCAGGTAGAAATTAAAAATGGGATTCCTATAAGAATGTATGGTACAATTCAAGATATAGATGCAATTAAAAAAGCATCTCAAAGTTTAGAAAAAGCACTTACTGAAGCTAAGCAGGCTGCAGAAGCTAAATCTGCATTTTTGTCTAACATGTCTCACGAAATACGTACACCGCTTAATGCTGTATTGGGCATGACTCATTTACTTTTAGAAGGATCGCCTCGCGAAGATCAAATAAATAAATTAAAAACGTTAAAGTTCTCAGGAGATAATTTATTGGCTCTAGTTAACGATATATTAGATTACAACAAAATAGAATCAGGAATGATTACATTTGAAAAAATACCCTTTAACCTATACGAAATTACACACACGCTAAAACAAGGCTTTCAATTTAAAGCAGAAGAGAAAGGTATCAGACTTAAAGTACAGATGGATTCCGATGTACCTAAAGTGATTATTGGAGACCCGACTCGACTTACGCAAATATTAAATAATTTAATAAGCAATGCCTTAAAGTTTACAGAAGAAGGTAAGGTTACTCTTGGAGTTGAAGTACTAGAAGAGGAAGAAAAAGACATTGTTTTATTATTTGAAATAATTGATACTGGTATCGGAATAAGCCAAAGTCAAATTGATAAGATATTCGAGCGATTTACTCAAGCTAATGACAGCACAACTAGAAAGTTTGGTGGTACTGGTTTGGGGCTTTCAATAGTAAAAAGGCTAATTGAATTACAAGGGAGCCAGATAAAAATAGAAAGTGAAGAAGGCAATGGTTCTAGTTTTAGTTTTAGACTAAGGTTTGGTCTTGCCAAAGAAGAAGAAAACTCAAATGGTGTAGTTAAAAATCAGGTGTTGGAAACTAACTATTATGACTTGCAAGGACTAAGAGTTTTACTAGTAGAAGACAATATGGTAAACCAGCTAATTGCTACTGAGTTTTTAAATAGTTGGAATGTTTCTTTAGAACTGGCAGAAAACGGATTGGTTGCAGTGGAAAAAGTAACTGATAATAATTACGATGTTATTCTAATGGATATACAAATGCCAGAGATGGATGGCTACCAAGCGACCATGCGTATAAAAGCAATGGGTAGAGAAAAAGCCAATATTCCCATTTTAGCCATGACAGCCTCAGCGATGTTAGATGTAAGGGACAAATTACATAGCATCGGATTAGAAGATCATATATTAAAACCTTTCAATCCTCAAAAACTCAATAGTAAATTATATGCCTACATGCCTAAGCAGGTGAGTAAAAACTGA
- a CDS encoding T9SS type A sorting domain-containing protein, translating to MKILKITNLLFVLTLTAFGSLYAQNAIKGEWSNVKIGGGGFVSGVIACPTEQNLFYARTDVGGAYRWNDTNQKWLPLLDWVSEDEKALLGVESIAIDPNSPNRLYIAAGLSGYSWPGQSILISDDYGETFEKVSVNLYIHGNGMGRQTGEKLMVDPNKGNILFYGTRKNGLWKSTDSAATWTQIESFPVTSTPNLNGVSFLVFDKNSAELGEATQTIYAGCSQTGENMYVSKDGGANWEAIPDTPTTGNIMPHRAVLSSDGSMLYVTYANGAGPHLQTWDGVNELMDKGAVFSYNTVSGEWKNISPIDLLIEPNTVGCYGGISIDPNNNNRLVCSTINHWSQQQVYTDGSSAWGDRVFVSEDGGENWQNIFEGDNPTKLDNNGVNWISGHNLHWVGSAELDPFNSERLFLTSGNGIFMIDSLTTAESPTLKFSVDGIEETVPYDMVSIPNGPFVSIVADYDGWVHQDVYEYPAGARHAPNMGSSTGLAYSPQNTEVLVRAGSSNGSLYYSLDQGANWTVFESLPGEFTSGRVAVSSDGETHVVVWIPGYEGGATVINKMYATTDWGASWSNFWNSSYGSISGGHPYTDPIEPRTFYIYSSAKGKIFKFYYPNQGQPQVTELASIGTSGSAHLAVNQDTTADFWVALNAGGLSHYKNGGTTTIDNINAQAVSLGKAATDSDYPTLFVWGVRNEIEGMYRSTDKGESWFRINDDAHEYGGLGNTSMILGDNNVFGKVYMSTAGRGFAFAESGTDTLSVDEDVVQNPDDEDPDDEDVTAIGDEISEDGMFTYPNPFTDYFQIENVKQGVAKVYTSQGKLIQEITFSNSIKLGTNWPKGVYLIKVYADNSWQLAKLIKY from the coding sequence ATGAAAATATTAAAAATAACTAACTTATTGTTCGTGCTAACTTTAACAGCTTTTGGGAGCTTGTATGCCCAAAATGCGATTAAAGGAGAATGGAGCAATGTGAAGATTGGCGGAGGTGGTTTTGTATCGGGCGTAATTGCTTGCCCTACAGAACAGAATTTATTTTATGCACGAACAGATGTTGGAGGAGCTTATAGATGGAATGACACAAACCAAAAATGGCTTCCGTTATTGGATTGGGTATCTGAGGATGAAAAAGCCTTGTTAGGTGTTGAGAGTATCGCAATCGATCCTAACTCACCTAACAGGCTTTATATTGCTGCCGGACTTTCAGGTTATAGCTGGCCGGGTCAATCTATTCTCATCTCTGATGATTATGGAGAAACCTTCGAAAAAGTGTCAGTCAACTTGTACATCCACGGCAATGGCATGGGAAGACAAACTGGTGAAAAACTGATGGTTGATCCTAACAAAGGCAACATCTTGTTTTATGGCACCAGAAAAAATGGTTTATGGAAAAGCACCGACAGTGCTGCTACATGGACACAAATTGAAAGCTTTCCTGTAACCTCTACACCCAATTTAAATGGAGTTAGTTTTTTAGTATTTGATAAAAATTCTGCCGAATTGGGAGAAGCCACACAGACAATTTATGCGGGCTGTTCTCAAACTGGCGAAAACATGTATGTTTCTAAAGATGGTGGAGCAAACTGGGAGGCAATTCCAGATACACCAACTACCGGAAATATTATGCCACATAGAGCAGTACTTTCTTCAGATGGAAGCATGCTTTATGTAACTTATGCAAATGGTGCAGGCCCTCACTTACAAACTTGGGATGGCGTAAATGAGCTAATGGATAAAGGAGCTGTTTTTAGCTACAATACGGTAAGTGGAGAGTGGAAAAACATTTCACCGATTGATTTATTAATTGAACCAAATACAGTTGGATGCTACGGCGGTATTTCAATTGATCCGAATAACAACAACCGTTTGGTGTGTAGCACCATCAATCATTGGAGCCAGCAACAGGTTTATACAGATGGTTCTTCGGCTTGGGGAGATAGAGTTTTTGTGAGTGAAGATGGTGGAGAAAACTGGCAAAATATTTTTGAAGGCGACAATCCAACCAAACTGGATAACAATGGTGTAAACTGGATTTCTGGCCATAATTTACACTGGGTTGGCAGTGCCGAACTCGATCCATTTAATAGTGAGCGATTGTTTTTAACTTCTGGTAATGGCATTTTCATGATAGACAGTTTAACAACAGCCGAATCACCTACACTCAAATTTAGTGTAGATGGAATCGAAGAAACAGTGCCATACGATATGGTGAGTATACCAAATGGCCCTTTTGTTTCTATCGTGGCAGATTACGATGGTTGGGTGCACCAAGATGTTTATGAATATCCAGCAGGAGCGAGGCATGCTCCAAATATGGGTTCATCAACCGGTTTGGCTTACTCTCCACAAAATACAGAGGTGTTGGTGAGAGCTGGCAGTTCAAATGGTTCGCTTTATTATTCACTAGATCAAGGAGCAAACTGGACAGTTTTTGAAAGCTTACCGGGAGAGTTTACCAGTGGTCGTGTGGCTGTATCATCAGATGGAGAAACGCATGTGGTAGTTTGGATACCCGGTTACGAAGGTGGCGCAACGGTTATCAATAAAATGTATGCTACAACCGATTGGGGTGCATCTTGGAGTAATTTCTGGAATAGCAGTTACGGTTCTATAAGTGGTGGTCATCCTTATACTGATCCTATTGAGCCAAGAACGTTTTATATTTATTCCAGTGCAAAAGGTAAAATATTTAAGTTTTATTATCCTAACCAAGGGCAACCACAAGTAACAGAATTAGCAAGTATAGGCACAAGTGGTTCTGCACATTTAGCAGTTAATCAAGATACTACCGCAGATTTCTGGGTTGCACTCAATGCAGGCGGACTCAGCCATTATAAAAATGGAGGAACTACAACAATCGATAACATAAATGCTCAAGCCGTTAGTTTGGGCAAAGCAGCAACTGACTCAGATTATCCTACCTTGTTTGTATGGGGAGTGAGAAATGAAATTGAGGGAATGTATCGCTCTACAGACAAGGGGGAGAGTTGGTTTAGAATTAATGACGATGCGCATGAATACGGAGGTTTGGGTAATACCTCTATGATTTTGGGAGATAACAATGTATTTGGGAAGGTTTATATGTCTACAGCAGGTAGGGGATTTGCCTTTGCAGAATCTGGTACAGATACTTTATCGGTAGATGAGGATGTAGTACAAAATCCAGATGATGAAGACCCTGACGACGAAGATGTAACAGCAATTGGAGATGAGATTTCAGAAGATGGTATGTTTACCTACCCGAATCCATTTACAGATTATTTCCAAATTGAAAATGTGAAACAAGGTGTTGCTAAGGTTTACACCTCACAAGGAAAACTAATTCAAGAAATCACATTTTCTAACAGCATTAAACTAGGTACAAACTGGCCAAAAGGTGTTTACCTTATTAAAGTTTACGCAGATAATAGTTGGCAACTGGCCAAGCTTATAAAATATTAA
- a CDS encoding hybrid sensor histidine kinase/response regulator transcription factor, translating to MHNHTNISYWIKHLYFLLLFTTGFITQGIADDHHYSFIRINNNNGLINNQTTAILKDSRGFVWFGTSSGLSRFDGSGFKNYIHSDKDSTSLLDNFIENMQEDADGNLWIQMRWYYSVFNFENDTFTSLPNLLDKNGLHNEVVEKVYIDKEKQIWFKTASRQHYVLYDVKTGTLSDPFSKSFLYSGHVTDFYHDGKNYYYLYTDGTIECFNGHGYQLLFRDGQLSNLLTSDNLTAKIFVDREGDLWIYGNDDGVYYYHSTRKKWQHFSVNSEEVKLSSNLIKKIVQDNAGAIWIGTDHGGIDIFDKYTQSIQTLFHQPENPKSISQNSITDLLVDEEGIVWIGTYKNGICYYHQNIHKFPHYRHLPSAENSLPYNDVNCFVEDSAGNLWIGTNGGGLFYFDRTTGKYTTYKNDPEDKNSLSNNVVVNLFIDNEGLLWVGTFTGGLNVYDGKKFTRFITTKNNYSGLPNNNIWTINQDNDKMIWIGTLGSGIVLYDKEKESFLPIPNLGRTPPPSEFITNIHKMRNGNMFIATAMGVVFYDTEKRRFQNHPNIETQEPFNISNNNVNEVYEDSRGLLWIATREGLTVINPFNNTVKRFSEEDDLPEDIINCILEDDDKAIWVSKSTGISQIKPVQVSADGRYEYEIHNYTEADGLQGMEFNVNARFKTSKGELIFGGPNGYNLFQPKNIKYNTNLPDVAFTDFQIFNRSISVAQEVNGLQILDKSIVSTGEITLKHSMNVFSIEFVALNFFIPDKVKYKYMLEGFDNQWIDVDDHIRKVTYTNLNPGKYTFKVKASNNDGIWNEDYAQLQLSILPPFYKTPIAYFFYTICIVGILFYYRYSMLKKERVKFKIEQERLQNKRHIEMDEMKLKFLTNVSHEFRTPLTLIMAPLEKLMKKEREPSENKLFETIERNTHQLMDLVNQLLDFRKLELHGLKFNPSYGDIVTYLKEVCDAFSESFKKKGIQFEFKSNKEPLFFLFDHEKINKVMMNLLSNALKFTQEGGKVTVFISYFAGSEKEDDYIELKVKDTGVGILDYEKEKIFERFYQSKNNLSLGLSGSGIGLNLAREMIQLHNGTITVESEEGKGAEFCVTLPFAQNEEQVTELPTEEITEAEDTSEVTEEKSQGKQSVLLVEDNYDFRVFMRETLQDKYQVFEAPDGKKGIDLVHQKHPDLIISDVMMPEMDGMEMCKKLKKDVRTSHIPLILLTARTADEDKIKGLEIGADDYITKPFKMELLLLRLQNLIDKQKQTQKRFQKKMDINTSEIEISSIDEKLLKKAIALVEKNISEPKFSVEDMSHELGMSRVYLYKKLMAITGRSPIEFIRIIRLKRGAQLLEKSQMTIAEVAYEVGFNSPRYFSKYFEEEYGMLPSVFIKQHKEKDKKHFNINQK from the coding sequence ATGCATAATCATACAAACATATCATATTGGATTAAGCATTTATACTTCCTGCTGCTATTCACAACAGGATTTATTACTCAAGGTATTGCTGATGATCATCACTATTCTTTTATCAGAATTAATAATAACAATGGGCTGATAAACAACCAGACAACTGCCATTTTAAAAGACTCCCGTGGATTTGTTTGGTTCGGTACTTCGTCTGGCTTGAGTAGGTTTGATGGTTCTGGATTCAAAAATTATATTCACAGTGATAAAGATTCAACTTCCCTTCTAGATAACTTTATCGAAAATATGCAAGAAGATGCAGATGGAAATCTGTGGATTCAAATGCGTTGGTATTACAGTGTTTTTAATTTTGAAAACGATACATTTACAAGCCTACCTAACCTATTAGATAAGAATGGCTTACATAATGAAGTAGTAGAAAAGGTTTATATAGATAAGGAAAAACAAATCTGGTTTAAGACCGCAAGCAGGCAACATTATGTGCTATATGATGTAAAAACAGGTACACTTTCAGACCCTTTTAGTAAGTCTTTTTTATACAGTGGTCATGTTACAGATTTTTACCACGATGGCAAAAATTACTACTATCTATATACAGACGGAACAATAGAATGCTTTAATGGACATGGTTATCAACTTTTATTTCGCGATGGGCAACTCTCAAATTTACTTACCTCAGATAATCTCACAGCAAAAATATTTGTAGATAGAGAAGGCGATCTATGGATTTATGGAAATGATGATGGGGTTTACTACTACCATTCAACTAGAAAAAAATGGCAGCATTTCTCTGTAAATTCCGAAGAAGTAAAGCTAAGTAGCAACCTAATAAAAAAAATAGTTCAAGATAATGCCGGAGCTATTTGGATTGGTACCGATCACGGTGGAATCGACATATTTGATAAGTACACGCAGTCAATTCAAACACTATTTCATCAACCAGAAAATCCGAAGAGTATCTCCCAAAACTCTATCACAGATTTATTGGTAGATGAGGAAGGCATTGTATGGATTGGCACCTACAAAAATGGGATTTGCTATTACCATCAAAATATCCATAAATTTCCACATTACAGGCATTTGCCCTCAGCAGAAAACAGTTTGCCATACAATGATGTAAATTGTTTTGTAGAAGATTCTGCTGGTAATTTATGGATAGGGACGAATGGTGGCGGTTTGTTTTATTTTGACAGAACTACTGGAAAATATACCACCTATAAAAATGATCCTGAAGATAAAAATAGCTTGAGCAACAATGTTGTTGTAAACCTTTTTATCGACAATGAAGGTTTGCTCTGGGTTGGTACTTTTACTGGTGGTCTTAATGTGTATGATGGAAAAAAGTTTACCCGTTTCATCACCACGAAAAACAACTACTCTGGCTTGCCAAACAATAACATCTGGACCATTAATCAAGATAATGATAAAATGATCTGGATTGGCACTCTAGGAAGTGGCATAGTACTATACGATAAAGAGAAAGAGTCTTTTTTACCCATTCCTAACCTTGGTAGAACTCCACCACCAAGTGAGTTTATTACCAATATTCATAAAATGCGCAATGGGAATATGTTTATTGCCACTGCCATGGGTGTCGTATTTTATGATACAGAAAAGCGTAGATTTCAAAATCATCCAAATATTGAAACCCAAGAACCTTTCAACATTAGCAACAATAATGTAAATGAGGTATATGAAGACTCACGAGGTTTATTATGGATTGCCACCAGAGAAGGGCTAACTGTAATTAACCCATTTAATAATACAGTAAAAAGGTTTAGCGAAGAAGATGATCTGCCAGAAGACATCATAAATTGTATTTTGGAAGACGACGATAAAGCCATTTGGGTAAGTAAATCGACAGGTATTAGCCAGATAAAACCAGTACAAGTAAGTGCTGATGGAAGGTATGAATATGAGATTCATAACTATACCGAAGCTGATGGTTTACAGGGAATGGAGTTTAATGTAAATGCCAGGTTTAAAACTTCTAAAGGCGAATTGATTTTTGGCGGACCTAATGGTTATAATCTCTTTCAACCAAAAAACATTAAATACAACACCAATTTACCAGATGTAGCTTTTACCGATTTCCAAATATTTAATAGAAGTATTTCTGTAGCGCAAGAGGTAAACGGCCTTCAAATTCTGGATAAATCAATCGTTTCTACTGGTGAGATTACCCTCAAACATTCAATGAATGTTTTCTCCATAGAGTTTGTAGCACTTAACTTTTTTATTCCAGATAAAGTGAAGTACAAATACATGCTAGAGGGTTTTGATAACCAATGGATAGATGTAGACGACCATATCAGAAAAGTAACTTATACAAACCTCAATCCAGGTAAATATACATTTAAGGTAAAAGCCTCTAACAACGATGGTATTTGGAATGAAGATTACGCACAATTGCAATTGAGTATTCTACCACCATTTTACAAGACACCCATTGCGTATTTCTTCTATACTATTTGTATTGTGGGCATTCTGTTTTATTACCGCTACTCCATGCTCAAAAAAGAAAGAGTTAAGTTTAAAATTGAGCAAGAAAGGTTACAAAACAAGCGCCATATAGAGATGGATGAAATGAAACTCAAGTTTCTCACAAATGTGAGCCATGAGTTTAGAACGCCACTTACGCTCATTATGGCTCCTTTGGAGAAATTGATGAAGAAAGAGCGAGAGCCATCAGAAAACAAACTATTTGAGACCATTGAGCGAAACACACATCAATTGATGGACCTTGTAAATCAGTTGCTAGATTTTAGAAAACTAGAGCTGCATGGCTTAAAATTTAATCCGTCTTATGGAGATATAGTTACCTATCTAAAAGAAGTTTGCGATGCTTTTTCGGAGAGCTTTAAAAAGAAAGGAATTCAATTTGAATTTAAGAGTAACAAAGAACCTTTGTTTTTCTTATTCGATCATGAGAAGATCAACAAAGTAATGATGAACTTGCTCTCTAATGCGCTTAAGTTTACGCAAGAAGGAGGTAAGGTAACTGTTTTTATCTCTTATTTTGCTGGTTCGGAGAAAGAAGACGATTACATTGAACTTAAAGTAAAAGATACAGGAGTTGGCATTCTAGATTACGAAAAAGAGAAGATATTTGAACGTTTCTATCAATCTAAAAACAACCTTTCACTAGGGCTTTCAGGTAGTGGTATTGGTTTAAATCTCGCCAGAGAAATGATTCAGCTACATAATGGAACCATTACCGTTGAAAGTGAAGAGGGAAAAGGTGCAGAATTTTGTGTTACATTACCATTCGCTCAAAATGAAGAACAGGTAACAGAACTTCCGACAGAAGAAATAACCGAAGCAGAAGATACCTCTGAGGTAACCGAAGAAAAATCTCAAGGTAAACAATCTGTCTTATTGGTAGAAGACAATTATGATTTTAGGGTGTTTATGAGAGAAACCCTACAAGATAAATATCAGGTATTTGAGGCACCTGATGGTAAAAAAGGTATTGATTTGGTGCATCAAAAACATCCAGATTTAATTATAAGTGATGTAATGATGCCTGAGATGGATGGGATGGAAATGTGCAAAAAGCTGAAAAAGGATGTGCGAACTTCACACATTCCACTGATTCTGTTAACTGCCAGAACTGCCGACGAAGACAAGATTAAAGGTTTGGAAATTGGCGCTGATGATTACATTACCAAACCATTTAAAATGGAATTGCTTCTGTTGCGCCTCCAAAATTTGATTGACAAGCAAAAGCAAACTCAAAAGCGCTTTCAAAAGAAAATGGATATCAATACTTCTGAGATTGAGATTTCTAGTATCGATGAAAAACTACTAAAAAAAGCGATTGCTTTAGTTGAGAAAAATATCTCCGAGCCTAAATTTTCTGTTGAAGACATGAGCCACGAGTTGGGCATGAGTCGAGTTTACTTGTATAAAAAACTGATGGCTATTACTGGCAGATCGCCAATTGAATTTATAAGAATAATCAGGCTAAAAAGGGGCGCCCAATTACTGGAAAAAAGCCAGATGACTATTGCAGAAGTTGCTTACGAAGTAGGCTTTAACAGCCCGAGGTATTTTAGTAAATATTTTGAAGAGGAATATGGCATGCTACCTTCTGTATTTATAAAGCAGCATAAAGAAAAAGACAAAAAGCATTTTAACATCAATCAGAAGTAA